Part of the Candidatus Hydrogenedentota bacterium genome is shown below.
TCGGCCCATATGGCTAGACCTGCACCATGACGAAGACGCGCAGGTCTACATCAACGGGCAACTGCTGGTTGAGCGAAAGGGCTATACCAGCTCGTACGAACGGATCGTGTTGTCCGAGGGCAAAAGAGCCCTCTTCAAGGCGGGGCAGAAGAACGTTATCGCCGTGCATTGCTCCCAGACCGCAGGCGGCCAGTTCGTCGATCTGTCGCTGAGCACCGTCGGCAAAGTACGCCGCAAATAATAGTCGCTATACGCATAGGAGCGCGATGAGCAACAAGGTACGTAAAGACGAAGGATTACAGCAGGCTCAGTTTCTTGCGGCAAAACTGGATCCCGATCCGGCGCACTCCGTTCACGTCTGCGCCCTTGCTTCGCAATTGTTCGATGCCACAACTTCGGTGCATGGCCTGAACCTGCGCGAGCGCCTGCTTCTTCAGGCCGCCGCGCTACTGCACGATACAGGGCACTCCGTCGATCCGTTGATACATCACAAGAAATCGCGTGACATTATCCTCGCGTCAAAGCTCACTGGGTATACAAAGAACGAAATGCGAATCGTGGCCTGTATCGCGCGGTATCATCGGAAAGCCCATCCCAAGCCAGACCACAAAATCTATCGAGATTTGGATCCAGAAGCTCAGGAAGTCGTGCGGCGTCTCGCGGCACTGTTGCGCATCGCGGATGGGCTTGATCGTTCACACACGTCCTCCGCGCGAAGTCTGCACTTCGAGACTACTGACCTTGGATTCCGCATCGTAGTCACGCAGTGTTCGCCAAACGATACCGACCTTGGCGGCGCAAACCGCAAGCGCGGCCTCTTCGAGGAAGTATTCGGCAAGCCCGTGGAAATCGCCGGCATCAGCGCAAAGGTCGAACTCAAAGTGATTTCATGATGCATCCTATACGACACATGGCGTTAACAGTCTTCATGCTCCTCGCGGGGCTAGGCTGCGCATCAATGCATAACACGCCGGGCACGGAATTCCAGCCGCAGCTCGGCGATCTGCTTTTTCAGGATCTCGATTGCGGGCCGCTGTGTGACGCGATCGAAACCGTAACGCAGGGAGTGGACGGCGCGCATTTCTCGCACGTTGGCATGGTCAGTCGCATAGAAGGCCGCCGCGTATGGGTCATCGAAGCCGTGGGCAAGGGAGTAGTCGAGACACCTCTGCGCTCGTTTCTCAGAAGAAGTGCCGTCAAATCCGGCGAATCCAAAGTGCTCGTCGGTAGACTGGATAGCGAAACAGCGAGACTCATACCTGACGCTATCGCCGCAGCGCGCACCTATCTCGGCCGGCCATACGACAACGTCTACGTAATGGACACGGAAACGTTCTATTGCTCGGAACTGGTCTATGAGGCATTTCTTGAGGCCAATGGCGGACAGCCCGTTTTCGATCTAGCACCCATGACGTTCAAAGACCCCGTTTCGGGCGAGACTTTTCCTGCGTGGAAAGACTATTATGCGGGCCTCAAAGCATCTGTCCCTGAAGGTCAACCCGGATTGAATCCCGGCGGGATATCACGCTCGCCGCATGTGCGCATTGTTCACGCCTACGGCTCGCCCGAAGGTTGGAATGGCCGGCTGCAATGAGTCACAAAAACAAAACGTGTTCACTCGCCCACGACGCTGCTTCGAGGCTCCTCACAAATTACACGTCCGAACTGCGCAAGCATGCGAAAGCGGCTGCTTCTCACGACGTTGAAGGTGTCCATGACTTGCGCGTGGCATCGCGCCGCCTTCGTGCCGCGCTTGCCGCGCACACTCACCTCTTCAAGAAGAAAAAGCGCAAAGAGTTTC
Proteins encoded:
- a CDS encoding HD domain-containing protein, whose translation is MSNKVRKDEGLQQAQFLAAKLDPDPAHSVHVCALASQLFDATTSVHGLNLRERLLLQAAALLHDTGHSVDPLIHHKKSRDIILASKLTGYTKNEMRIVACIARYHRKAHPKPDHKIYRDLDPEAQEVVRRLAALLRIADGLDRSHTSSARSLHFETTDLGFRIVVTQCSPNDTDLGGANRKRGLFEEVFGKPVEIAGISAKVELKVIS